From the Onychostoma macrolepis isolate SWU-2019 chromosome 13, ASM1243209v1, whole genome shotgun sequence genome, the window GCTGCCTGACGGTTAGTGCAGTAACAGGGAGTCCAAGATAGAGGTATGGGGCCATGAAGAGGTGAGAGGTCAGAGGTTCATTTGTAAAGCCTCAGAATGGATGTTCAGAGACAAATATTGTGAGGCGGATGATTGAACTGCCTCGGAAGTTGATGACGTTGTTAACGGTAACCATCTCTAGATCTAGAACGATGGTCTTCGGTCCTTTAATGGGCCGGGCCAGAACCAAAGTTGCACTGATATTACTGGTTTGCTGTGGGAAAAAAGGGAAagaatgttttcatatttttttaattcattcagaGTCTGTCACTCTTTCTCTTCAGAGTTGAAACATTGCTTGCCCACACGGACAAATTATATGAAAACAAACTCTTTCAACAATTTCAACTGGTATTTGATTAGCTAAGGGACTCCTAGGACCCATAAAGATTTTGTGGTTTGGCTCCAGAGTAATTTTGAGGGAAAGTCTCTCAGAAATCCTACAGCTCCCTCTAGCGGTCAcctttatatataaactaacattaaaaagtatgctgtctgtaaaatgttttaaattgtttttgaaataagtctcttatactcaccatggctgcatttatttgataaaaaatacagtaatattgtaaaatattattaaaattttaaataaatgtgttccatttgaatatattttcaaatgtaatttattcttgtgatggcaaagctgaatttttacttcagtcttcagtgtcacatgatccttcagaaatcattctaatatgctgatttgctgctcaagaaacattttttattcttcttattattatcttattattattattaatttggttctcaaacatttcttactatttcaatcaaaacagttgtgctgtttaatattttcatggaaagCGTGATGCgtatttttttcagcattcttcaaaagaacagcatttatttcaaatagaaatattttgtaacattataaatgtttttactatcacttttgagcAAATGAATGcatcctgaataaaagtattaatttctttttttttttaaatggttgaccccaaacttttgaacagtaatgtaagTGTTTTACAACAGGCATCAGTTATACAAACAGAAGTCCATTTACCCGCATGTAAAACTCTCGCCCCTCGTTGCCAGACTTGATCTGAAAGATGTAAAATGCTCCAGGGTAACGTGTGGTGGCctgcatttgaaatatatcgGCAGGAACACTGCGGCCAGAAGACAAATCCATATGCCTGTACAGAATAGTGAAGGGTCGTTCCCGACAAGCGGGATTCTCCGCAGAGCACATGCACTGactgagagagaaagtgagaagTATATTCAGAACATGCTGCAAACTGTTCAACAAAAAATCAAATGACTGACTAAAGCAAATAGGTTTTCTTTTGCCAACATTCATGTACTCACTTGTCACTGAGCTCTATGTAAGGTGGATCACATCTAAGAGGGTCCAGACATGTGTAACCTCCCTGGAAATTGAAACACACTTGTGCTGTTGTACAGGTGTTGTTACCAGACTCACATTCATTGAGGTCTTGAAAATCAAACATACAAGAGACAGAAGTCAGGTTATTAACATCATCATGATCATTAACAGCAGCAACAATAACTACAATGTCAAGGAAGCTAAATGGTGCGGCAGATATGAAATAGCTACtcttgtgttaaaaaaaaaaaaagtctgcaaATGGCTAAGGTAAATGACTAATGCAATTAGTAAATTATCTgagaaaatgacaataaatatttattacttGCTATGAaacttgattttatttttaaaaagtctctctctatacatacatacatcatTATTACTATATACTCATAATGCATATTATGCATACTGAAGGCTATTAGCATCATATACAACACAAAACTTTTTGTCTCTCTGTAAAACTGAACTTGTTACAAAAATGAGAagacatatttttgttttagtggtttaatATGAGAAATATTCCACATGTGTCAACAAGGAGAAATGCACTTAGGAACACTTagaaaaacataacaaaatataaatgattcAACAAAATCACATTGAAAGaagcacacaaaataaaaatgtagtgaTACCTTCACAGCTCCTTCCATCCTCATACACGTAATATCCAGGTGGACAAATGCAGGAGAATGATCCTGGTGTGTTCACACACGTGTGCTGACAAAGGAAGTCTGAGAAACTGCACTCATCCAGATCTATGAATGGGTAGTGAAAAAGACAGACACATAACACACTATCAATGCACACAGTAACACATGAAAATTCAAGCAACACACATCTTAAACCTCTCTCTAAAAGCTCTAAATTGTTCTTGGTCCCCTGTCTCTCTCTATTCTTATCGTCTCTTCTCCTCCCCTTATTACCATTGCAGGTGGTCCCATCAGAAGCGAGCTCGAAGCCCTCATCACAGGTGCACATGAATGAGCCGTATGTGTTCAAACAGCCGTGTGAGCATGGGTTTGTCTCACACTCATCCACATCTGGCGAGGCAGGAAGAGGAAGAAGGAGGCAGATGTCAAGATTTTCAGTAAACTATCAAACTAAACAATAATGATGTTCCTGTGTATGTGTGCACCTTGGCATGTCCTGCTATCAGTATTAAGAAGGAATCCAGGGCTACAGGAGCAGGAATATGAGCCAGGGATATTAGCGCACAGCTGCTGGCAGTAACCATAGCGACACTCATCAATGTCTAAAGAAAGGTGAGTTAGAGAGCACTAAATACGCAAACAGTAGTCACAACTGAATTAAGACATTGTTTGGTGTCAAATAAGACTGGattacttaattatttaaacatcaaacaaacaaagtaaCAATTTGAATGGTCATATAATTTAACCTTTGAACAAACAGTAACTGGactactactgttcaaaagtttgggctcggtaagaattttaatgtttttacaaGTTTCTTACACTCACcaaggcatttatttgattacaaatacagtaaaaacagtaatattgtgaaatattattaaaatttaaaagaaattgtttgttttagtgtactttaaaatgtatttttttcctgtgatggcaaatctgaattttcagcagccattactccagtcttcagtgtcacatgatccttcagaaatcgttctaatatactgatttagtgctcatgaaacatttcttataattattaatgctgaaaacagttgtgctgtttaatatttttgtagatgcatttttttttaggattctgtGAGGAAAAAGAAAGctgaaaagaacattattttgaaatagaaatcttttgtaactttagATTAGTTttatacatccttgctgaataatagtattagtcattttaacaaAACCTTACTTACCccaatattttgaaaagaagTGCACTTTAACACTAACATAATGAAAACTGGTTTATTAAAGGATTTAGAGTGTACATGTTGTGTCACATGTAGACTTCACAAATTAAAGCATATAACATCAAACTATCCATTCATAATGTCTGTAAATCTTACCTTGGCACTGTCCACCCACCAGCCAGTAGCCTTCAGTACATGAGCAGGTATATCCACCAGCTGTATTTATACACACCTGAGTCGGGTTACACTGGTGTGACTCTGCCTCACATTCGtcaacatctaaaaaaaaaaaaaattaactgaaaGATAGCTACAGTCAGCTCCCACTTGTGCTTTTCCCACCACTATCCACTTTAGAAACTCACCTAAAACAATT encodes:
- the fbln5 gene encoding fibulin-5; protein product: MLFELRGLSWSTNKRMLSVLISIICCIHSGKSQTCTDGFTYDRRARQCIDIDECRTLPDPCRGDMQCVNQNGGYLCIPRGLYSQSYVRNSPRSYPEESYPDRSLGYSEPLIPNIPPVGAGPGPGPGPSYPIVSRSTPCILGYTLGADGTCVDVDECEAESHQCNPTQVCINTAGGYTCSCTEGYWLVGGQCQDIDECRYGYCQQLCANIPGSYSCSCSPGFLLNTDSRTCQDVDECETNPCSHGCLNTYGSFMCTCDEGFELASDGTTCNDLDECSFSDFLCQHTCVNTPGSFSCICPPGYYVYEDGRSCEDLNECESGNNTCTTAQVCFNFQGGYTCLDPLRCDPPYIELSDNQCMCSAENPACRERPFTILYRHMDLSSGRSVPADIFQMQATTRYPGAFYIFQIKSGNEGREFYMRQTSNISATLVLARPIKGPKTIVLDLEMVTVNNVINFRGSSIIRLTIFVSEHPF